A portion of the Actomonas aquatica genome contains these proteins:
- a CDS encoding PAS domain S-box protein encodes MRLKSKIVLPVCAIIALSGLAVLLAIVREAQNLKQSQLLTLASGARAIQDKIDRNLFERYGDVQAFALNSLFHRDLTTADGNERDALNAKLNDYVTTYGCYSLMVVTDPAGNVVAANNVDATGGSLDTASLIGRNLSRDTWFRDVSQGRYLTYNAPESLSGTAVGPAEKNALVAEIYGSAAPAWNIAYSAPIKDSSGKVYGYWHNLFDSATVEAIVLAEWSQFNARGLSSTELAVTARDGRILVDVDPAETGSLAARHDDVMSVNLVTVGDELATIAAKSTTEEGTAEAMSARMGIEQPGGYAKSVPVLGYAGTGFTTFVRAEGDQLFAVVNSLYRVVSVVAVLALLGAIAAVLFVVRPIIRSIEAAGAGVEALASGQLDYDLKDHGKDEVGDLARAFNKTCNDLRRTFKVKQINWDDLAAMKVRAEVTDVTSIVSEADLKGNILSCNDKLCEISQYSREELIGQPHNIFRHPDMPKAVFKEMWATIGKGKIFRGIVKNRKKDGTPYYVDAVVAPVMGENGKPEKYVGVRYDITEAEIERQNAKGILNAIDNAYAYIEFNPQGDILSANQNFLSTVGYTADEIVGKHHRIFVDPAFAASGDYSEMWKNLQNGESVSGVFKRITKDGRDVYIQAVYAPVKDEVGRVAKVVKIATDVTAAKVREINNDRQIEQANRNQAVIEFSADGTVISANENFLTTMGYAQNEIVGKHHSLFVEPSFVASPAYQQFWEDLRAGKFQTAEYKRIGKGGKVVWIQATYNPRFDVSGKVNRVVKFATDITARKAAEERLKDTMEKVGHNSQTLAAAAEELSATAQTMSSNSEETATQAGVASSAAEQVSNSVTMVATAAEQMSSTVKEIAKSAAEAARVGTAAVKVASDTNATVTKLGSSSIEIGEVIKVITSIAQQTNLLALNATIEAARAGEAGKGFAVVANEVKELAKQTAAATEDISAKIEAIQGDTDGAVGAIGEISKIIAQINDIQNTIASAVEEQSATTNEIARNAGEAARGASEITRNIGSVSQAAQSTSEGAANTLTASAELARLSAGLKAIVENNGASGVQVHDFRQAA; translated from the coding sequence ATGCGCCTCAAATCCAAAATCGTCCTCCCCGTCTGCGCCATCATCGCCCTGAGCGGACTGGCCGTGCTCCTCGCCATCGTCCGCGAGGCGCAGAACCTCAAGCAATCCCAGCTGCTCACCCTCGCCTCTGGCGCCCGCGCCATCCAGGACAAGATCGATCGCAATCTGTTCGAACGCTACGGCGACGTGCAGGCCTTCGCCCTCAACAGCCTGTTCCACCGCGACCTCACCACCGCCGACGGCAACGAGCGCGACGCCCTCAACGCCAAGCTCAACGACTACGTCACCACCTACGGCTGCTACTCGCTCATGGTCGTCACCGACCCCGCCGGCAACGTCGTCGCCGCCAATAACGTCGATGCCACCGGAGGCTCCCTCGACACCGCCTCACTCATCGGCCGCAACCTCTCCCGCGACACCTGGTTCCGCGACGTCAGCCAAGGCCGCTACCTCACCTACAACGCCCCCGAGTCCCTGAGCGGCACCGCCGTCGGACCCGCCGAAAAGAACGCCCTCGTGGCCGAGATCTACGGCTCCGCCGCCCCCGCCTGGAACATCGCCTACTCCGCGCCCATCAAGGACAGCAGCGGCAAGGTCTACGGCTACTGGCACAACCTCTTTGATTCCGCCACCGTCGAGGCGATCGTCCTCGCCGAGTGGTCCCAGTTCAACGCCCGCGGCCTCTCCTCCACCGAGCTCGCCGTCACCGCCCGCGACGGTCGCATCCTCGTCGATGTCGATCCCGCCGAAACCGGCTCCCTCGCTGCCCGCCACGACGACGTCATGTCCGTCAACCTCGTGACCGTCGGCGACGAGCTCGCCACCATCGCCGCCAAATCGACCACTGAAGAAGGCACCGCCGAAGCCATGAGCGCCCGCATGGGCATCGAGCAACCGGGCGGTTACGCCAAGAGCGTCCCCGTGCTCGGTTACGCCGGCACCGGCTTCACCACCTTCGTCCGCGCCGAAGGCGACCAACTCTTCGCCGTCGTCAACTCCCTCTACCGCGTCGTCAGCGTCGTGGCTGTGCTCGCCCTCCTCGGCGCCATCGCCGCCGTCCTCTTCGTGGTGCGCCCCATCATCCGCAGCATCGAAGCCGCCGGCGCCGGCGTGGAAGCCCTCGCTTCCGGCCAGCTCGACTACGACCTCAAGGATCACGGCAAAGACGAAGTCGGCGACCTCGCCCGCGCCTTCAACAAGACCTGCAACGACCTGCGCCGCACCTTCAAGGTGAAGCAGATCAACTGGGACGACCTCGCCGCCATGAAGGTGCGCGCCGAAGTGACCGACGTCACCAGCATCGTCTCCGAGGCCGACCTCAAGGGCAACATCCTCTCCTGCAACGACAAGCTGTGTGAGATTTCTCAATACAGCCGCGAGGAGCTCATCGGCCAGCCGCACAATATTTTCCGCCACCCCGACATGCCCAAGGCCGTCTTCAAGGAGATGTGGGCCACCATCGGTAAGGGCAAAATCTTCCGCGGCATCGTTAAGAACCGCAAGAAGGACGGCACCCCCTACTACGTCGATGCTGTCGTCGCTCCGGTCATGGGCGAGAACGGCAAACCCGAGAAATACGTCGGCGTGCGCTACGACATCACCGAAGCCGAAATCGAGCGCCAGAATGCCAAGGGCATCCTCAACGCCATCGACAACGCCTACGCCTACATCGAATTCAACCCGCAGGGCGACATCCTCTCCGCCAACCAGAACTTCCTCTCCACCGTCGGTTACACCGCCGATGAGATTGTCGGCAAACACCACCGCATCTTCGTCGACCCGGCCTTCGCTGCCAGCGGCGACTACAGCGAAATGTGGAAGAATCTCCAGAACGGCGAAAGCGTCTCCGGCGTCTTCAAGCGCATCACCAAGGACGGCCGCGACGTCTACATCCAAGCCGTCTACGCCCCCGTCAAGGACGAGGTCGGCCGCGTCGCCAAGGTCGTGAAGATCGCCACCGATGTCACCGCAGCCAAGGTCCGCGAGATCAACAACGACCGCCAGATCGAGCAGGCCAACCGCAACCAGGCCGTTATCGAATTCTCCGCCGACGGCACCGTCATCAGCGCCAACGAAAACTTCCTCACCACCATGGGCTACGCCCAGAACGAGATCGTCGGCAAACACCACTCCCTCTTCGTTGAGCCGTCCTTCGTCGCCTCCCCAGCCTACCAGCAGTTCTGGGAAGACCTGCGCGCCGGCAAATTCCAAACCGCCGAATACAAACGCATCGGCAAGGGCGGCAAGGTCGTCTGGATCCAGGCCACCTACAACCCGCGCTTTGACGTCAGCGGCAAGGTCAACCGCGTGGTCAAATTCGCCACCGATATCACCGCCCGCAAGGCCGCCGAAGAGCGCCTGAAGGACACCATGGAAAAGGTCGGCCACAACTCGCAGACCCTCGCCGCCGCGGCCGAGGAACTCTCCGCCACCGCCCAGACCATGAGCTCCAACTCCGAGGAAACCGCCACCCAGGCCGGTGTTGCCTCCTCCGCCGCCGAGCAAGTCTCCAACAGCGTCACCATGGTCGCCACCGCGGCCGAGCAGATGAGTTCCACCGTCAAGGAGATCGCCAAGAGCGCGGCCGAAGCCGCCCGCGTCGGCACCGCCGCCGTCAAGGTCGCTTCCGACACCAACGCCACCGTCACCAAGCTCGGCTCCTCCTCCATCGAGATCGGCGAGGTCATCAAGGTCATCACTTCCATCGCTCAGCAGACCAACCTGCTCGCCCTCAACGCCACCATCGAAGCCGCTCGCGCCGGTGAAGCCGGCAAGGGCTTCGCGGTCGTCGCCAACGAGGTCAAGGAACTGGCCAAGCAGACCGCCGCCGCCACCGAGGACATCTCCGCCAAGATCGAAGCCATTCAGGGTGACACCGACGGTGCCGTTGGCGCCATCGGCGAGATCTCCAAGATCATCGCCCAGATCAACGACATCCAGAACACCATCGCCAGCGCGGTGGAGGAACAGTCGGCCACCACCAACGAGATCGCCCGCAACGCCGGCGAAGCCGCCCGCGGCGCCTCCGAGATCACCCGCAACATCGGCAGTGTCTCCCAGGCCGCCCAAAGCACCTCCGAGGGTGCCGCCAATACCCTCACCGCCTCGGCCGAACTCGCCCGCCTCTCCGCCGGCCTCAAGGCCATCGTGGAGAACAACGGCGCCTCCGGCGTCCAGGTGCACGACTTCCGTCAAGCCGCCTAA
- a CDS encoding response regulator, with protein sequence MRFLIVDDSKTMRSILSSFATKHGCETVEAEDGIAACEVLEKDGNFDAILIDWDMPRMTGIELLKIMRANPSLNHIKAMMVTAQSNYDCVTEAIMAGADDYLMKPLNEDMFVDKLRLLGLVA encoded by the coding sequence ATGCGCTTCCTCATTGTCGACGACTCCAAAACCATGCGGTCGATCCTCTCCTCCTTCGCCACCAAACACGGCTGCGAAACCGTCGAAGCCGAAGACGGTATCGCCGCCTGCGAAGTCCTGGAAAAGGACGGCAACTTCGACGCCATCCTCATCGATTGGGACATGCCCCGCATGACCGGCATCGAACTGCTCAAGATCATGCGCGCCAATCCCTCGCTCAATCACATCAAAGCGATGATGGTCACCGCCCAGTCCAACTACGACTGCGTCACCGAAGCCATCATGGCCGGGGCCGACGACTACCTCATGAAGCCGCTCAACGAGGACATGTTTGTCGATAAACTCCGCCTCCTCGGTCTCGTCGCCTGA
- the cheB gene encoding chemotaxis-specific protein-glutamate methyltransferase CheB yields the protein MPKHRVLVVDDAVVMRRLLTVALEREPDIEVVGSAPNGRIALQKLTQVNPDIVTLDVEMPELNGLETLRALRHSHPDLPVIMFSATTRQGAAATLDALAAGANDYITKPTDVGDLNGAIANLGKHLVPRIRQFCEIAKRRFAPPPPPPAPAFTVPAAPPPAASNGSTRFAAPRGKYDLLCISASTGGPNALAELFSHFTVRPQLPIAIVQHMPPMFTSLLAERLNQSPGPLGCVEATDGMVLEPGVAALAPGGYHLALQRDANRRFIARINQQPPENSCRPAADVMLRTAAQTGARILSVVMTGMGCDGTRGCSHVHEAGGSILIQDQATSTIWGMPGAVAASGLPYAEYPLGQLASQIERHLNRHPVLVA from the coding sequence ATGCCCAAACACCGCGTTCTGGTTGTAGATGATGCCGTCGTCATGCGGCGTCTCCTCACCGTCGCCCTCGAACGGGAGCCCGATATCGAAGTCGTGGGCAGCGCGCCCAACGGCCGCATCGCGCTGCAAAAACTCACCCAGGTGAACCCCGACATCGTCACCCTCGATGTCGAGATGCCCGAGCTCAACGGTCTGGAAACCCTGCGCGCCCTGCGCCACAGCCACCCGGACCTGCCGGTCATCATGTTCTCGGCCACCACCCGCCAGGGGGCCGCCGCCACGCTCGACGCCCTCGCTGCCGGCGCCAACGACTACATCACCAAACCCACCGATGTCGGCGATCTCAACGGCGCCATCGCCAATCTCGGCAAACACCTCGTCCCGCGCATCCGCCAATTTTGCGAAATCGCCAAACGGCGGTTCGCACCGCCGCCCCCACCGCCGGCACCGGCCTTCACCGTTCCGGCCGCGCCGCCGCCCGCCGCTTCGAACGGTTCGACGCGCTTTGCGGCACCACGCGGCAAATACGATCTCCTGTGCATCTCCGCCTCCACCGGCGGTCCCAACGCCCTGGCCGAACTGTTCAGCCATTTCACCGTCCGCCCGCAGCTACCCATCGCCATCGTGCAACACATGCCGCCCATGTTCACCTCGCTCCTCGCCGAGCGTCTGAACCAGAGCCCCGGCCCGCTCGGCTGCGTGGAAGCGACCGACGGTATGGTGCTCGAACCCGGCGTCGCCGCGCTCGCCCCGGGCGGCTACCACCTCGCCCTCCAACGCGACGCCAACCGCCGCTTCATCGCCCGCATCAACCAGCAACCGCCGGAAAACTCCTGCCGTCCCGCCGCCGATGTCATGCTGCGCACCGCCGCCCAAACCGGCGCCCGCATCCTCAGCGTCGTCATGACCGGTATGGGCTGCGACGGCACCCGCGGCTGCAGCCACGTGCACGAAGCCGGTGGCAGCATCCTGATCCAGGACCAAGCCACCTCCACCATCTGGGGTATGCCCGGCGCCGTCGCTGCGTCCGGCCTGCCTTACGCAGAATATCCCCTCGGCCAACTCGCCTCCCAAATCGAGCGCCACCTCAACCGTCATCCCGTCCTCGTCGCATGA
- a CDS encoding CheR family methyltransferase: MSTLAANLQPLSRENFLFMRDLLKKETAIVLADGKEYLVETRLATIATRHGFGSVNDLVAHLRTSFATGPGTPRAEVIDALTTNETLFFRDLAPFDALRDTIIPELATRSAGAPLSIWSAACSSGQEAYSLTMLMAEHHPTINYRIVGTDISSKVLDKAKSGTYLQHEINRGLPAKLLIKHFRQQAGAWIISEDLRRRVEFRYLNLIGAWTGLPKCDLILMRNVLIYFDVETRRDILRQARMLLRPGGYLSLGGAETTVQIDPAFTPVTVGRATFFRVN; encoded by the coding sequence ATGAGCACCTTGGCCGCCAATCTCCAGCCCCTGTCCCGGGAAAACTTCCTTTTCATGCGCGACCTCCTCAAGAAGGAGACCGCCATCGTCCTCGCCGACGGTAAGGAATACCTCGTCGAAACCCGCCTCGCCACCATCGCCACCCGGCATGGCTTCGGCAGCGTCAACGACCTCGTCGCCCACCTGCGCACCAGCTTCGCCACCGGCCCGGGCACCCCGCGCGCCGAAGTCATCGATGCCCTCACCACCAACGAGACGCTCTTCTTCCGCGACCTCGCCCCCTTCGACGCCCTGCGCGACACCATCATTCCCGAGCTCGCCACCCGCAGCGCCGGCGCCCCGCTTTCCATCTGGTCCGCCGCCTGCTCCTCCGGCCAAGAGGCCTACAGCCTCACCATGCTCATGGCCGAGCACCACCCGACGATCAACTACCGCATCGTCGGCACCGACATCTCCAGCAAGGTCCTCGACAAGGCCAAGAGCGGCACCTACCTGCAGCACGAAATCAACCGCGGTCTGCCCGCCAAACTGCTCATCAAACATTTCCGCCAACAGGCCGGCGCCTGGATCATCAGCGAAGACCTGCGCCGCCGCGTTGAGTTTCGCTACCTCAACCTCATCGGCGCCTGGACCGGCCTGCCCAAGTGCGACCTCATCCTCATGCGCAACGTGCTCATCTACTTCGATGTGGAGACCCGTCGCGACATCCTCCGCCAAGCCCGCATGCTGCTGCGCCCCGGCGGTTACCTCTCGCTCGGCGGCGCCGAAACCACCGTGCAGATTGACCCGGCCTTCACCCCCGTCACCGTCGGCCGCGCCACCTTCTTCCGCGTGAACTGA
- the hflX gene encoding GTPase HflX, with amino-acid sequence MADFLDNSAQQKDDPLRVERAYLVGVQNPDMTAGEAEELVAELTELVENLQISVVASTIVKLRAPNPATLVGSGKVEEIIGAARLHDCDVVVFDEGLSPAQQRNWEKQSKLTVIDRQEVILDIFADRAQTREAVLQVALARMEYSLPRLTRAWTHLSRQRGKGAMGGEGETQLEQDRRIVRDRITRLKRELHEVQQHRGVQRAKRRRVPVPTAAIVGYTNAGKSSLLNAITGATVLAEDKLFATLDPTTRQLLLPGNQKLLVTDTVGFVRRLPHGLVEAFKATLEEAIVSDFLIHVLDVTAASVAEHHKTTLEVLGELDADERPRLTVFNKIDAATPEQINRAKLLIPDALFVSAVTGEGLKEFATHCTDLIRDTFGSAELLVPHERYDVVARLHQVGHVQEEETLDEGVRLIGRYPPAQHGYFAPFVVS; translated from the coding sequence ATGGCCGACTTCCTCGACAACTCCGCCCAACAAAAAGACGACCCGCTCCGCGTTGAGCGCGCCTACCTCGTGGGCGTGCAAAACCCGGACATGACCGCCGGCGAAGCCGAAGAGCTCGTCGCCGAACTCACCGAACTGGTCGAGAACCTCCAGATCTCCGTCGTCGCCTCCACCATCGTCAAACTCCGCGCCCCCAATCCCGCCACCCTCGTGGGCTCGGGCAAGGTCGAGGAGATCATCGGTGCCGCCCGCCTCCACGACTGCGACGTGGTCGTCTTCGACGAAGGCCTCTCGCCCGCCCAGCAACGCAATTGGGAAAAGCAGTCCAAGCTCACCGTCATCGATCGCCAGGAAGTCATCCTCGATATTTTCGCCGACCGCGCCCAGACCCGCGAAGCCGTGCTCCAGGTCGCGCTCGCCCGCATGGAATACTCCCTGCCCCGCCTCACCCGCGCCTGGACCCACTTGTCCCGCCAACGCGGTAAAGGCGCCATGGGCGGTGAAGGTGAGACCCAGCTCGAGCAGGACCGCCGTATCGTCCGCGACCGCATCACTCGCCTCAAACGCGAGCTCCACGAGGTGCAGCAACACCGTGGCGTGCAACGCGCCAAACGCCGCCGCGTGCCCGTGCCCACCGCCGCCATCGTCGGCTACACCAACGCCGGCAAATCCTCCCTGCTCAACGCCATCACCGGCGCCACCGTCCTGGCCGAAGACAAGCTCTTCGCCACCCTCGACCCCACCACCCGCCAGCTCCTCCTGCCCGGCAACCAGAAGCTGCTCGTCACCGACACCGTCGGTTTCGTCCGCCGCCTCCCCCACGGCTTGGTGGAGGCTTTCAAGGCCACGCTCGAGGAAGCCATTGTATCCGATTTTCTGATTCACGTGCTCGACGTCACCGCCGCCAGCGTGGCCGAGCATCACAAAACCACGCTCGAAGTGCTCGGCGAACTCGACGCCGATGAGCGTCCCCGGCTCACCGTCTTCAACAAAATCGACGCCGCCACGCCCGAGCAGATCAATCGGGCCAAGCTTCTCATCCCCGACGCCCTCTTTGTCTCCGCCGTCACCGGCGAAGGGCTCAAGGAGTTTGCCACCCACTGCACCGATCTCATCCGCGACACCTTCGGCAGCGCCGAGCTGCTCGTGCCGCACGAGCGCTACGACGTCGTCGCCCGCCTTCATCAAGTCGGCCACGTGCAGGAGGAGGAAACCCTCGACGAAGGCGTGCGCCTCATCGGCCGGTATCCACCGGCCCAGCACGGCTACTTCGCCCCCTTCGTCGTCAGCTAA
- a CDS encoding cation:proton antiporter — MTEAAIFVQDLAIILIAAAIGGLVCRRLGLSPVVGYLVAGMAVGPYTPDWLGVVQHVDRVRLFAELGLVFLMFGIGLSFSLKRLRQLGLSVVVVATGGALLVFTAARSLGEALGLEPAGGIFFGALLVVSSSAVIGKLLNDSGTSHDKSSQLALGVTLAEDIVAIVALTLLGSVVPEGSGAPGAGVGRTVALFGGFVLVLATLGLLVVPRVLRWLGKEASTELQTLFVAGLLFAVALMVVKAGYSLALGAFLLGAIVAETPQRPTLDRAFAGMRDMFGAIFFVAVGMSIPVAALPAVSGTIGLTLVVAVVGRALAAAVMFMLLGQDKVTAVRAGLILTPLGEFSFVIAQLGIDGGVLPREYLAVAVGAALGTALLGPVLVKQGDRIAQLVAGRSWPGFDQVLSLYHRLLEGLKQRRDRNLLWKLLRRRLVQIGVEVALVSALLVLARPGVRLALQTWGEEAVPWVGTTVALGAVLALLVLVPLIAILRNLQAVAMIVANYLARKNRAWNRIKGFLEAMLFWPVAVGLALWLWNVAPVQGGVWLAAGVVVLMGAAAMLFWRQFIRWHSEMEVALEASLGEDPAAPTGTPAWADRYAPWGLHLGELELPDRFGGAGCTLAEIDLRRRCEVAVIAIERRGFRINNPGAGATVFPGDKLLLLGTLRQIAAAKRLLLDAVGSEWADADGDLDDLTVEMLDVPAGSAVAGRRLDEVAWPQRLSVQVVGVERAGQRQLPPDAGWVLQPGDRLLIMGVTAQLNEVEAELAAGEEEAK, encoded by the coding sequence ATGACCGAAGCGGCGATTTTTGTGCAGGATCTGGCGATCATCTTGATCGCCGCAGCGATCGGCGGCCTGGTGTGCCGTCGGCTTGGCTTGTCACCAGTTGTTGGATACCTGGTCGCCGGCATGGCGGTGGGACCCTACACGCCGGACTGGCTCGGGGTGGTGCAGCATGTCGACCGGGTGCGGCTCTTTGCGGAGTTGGGCCTGGTGTTTTTAATGTTCGGGATCGGGCTGTCGTTCAGTCTCAAGCGACTGCGGCAGCTCGGGCTGAGTGTGGTGGTGGTCGCAACGGGTGGCGCGTTGTTGGTGTTTACGGCGGCGCGCAGTCTGGGCGAGGCGTTGGGCTTGGAACCAGCCGGCGGCATCTTTTTTGGCGCGCTGTTGGTGGTGAGCAGCTCGGCGGTTATTGGCAAACTGCTCAACGACAGCGGCACCTCGCACGACAAGAGCAGTCAGCTGGCGCTGGGCGTGACGCTGGCGGAGGACATCGTGGCGATCGTGGCGCTGACCTTGTTGGGCTCGGTGGTGCCGGAGGGGAGCGGTGCGCCGGGGGCCGGAGTAGGGCGCACGGTGGCGTTGTTTGGCGGGTTTGTTCTCGTGCTGGCGACGCTGGGGCTGCTGGTGGTGCCGCGGGTGTTGCGGTGGCTGGGCAAGGAGGCGAGCACGGAGCTGCAGACTCTGTTTGTGGCGGGATTGTTGTTTGCGGTGGCTTTGATGGTGGTGAAGGCGGGGTATTCGCTGGCGCTGGGGGCCTTCCTGCTCGGCGCGATCGTGGCGGAGACCCCGCAGCGGCCGACCTTGGACCGGGCGTTCGCCGGGATGCGGGATATGTTCGGGGCGATCTTTTTTGTGGCGGTGGGCATGTCGATTCCGGTGGCAGCGCTGCCGGCGGTGAGCGGCACGATCGGTCTCACGCTGGTGGTGGCCGTGGTGGGTCGGGCGTTGGCGGCGGCGGTGATGTTTATGCTATTGGGGCAGGACAAGGTGACGGCAGTGCGGGCGGGTCTGATCCTGACGCCGTTGGGCGAGTTTTCTTTTGTGATCGCGCAGCTCGGTATCGATGGCGGGGTGTTGCCGCGGGAGTATCTGGCGGTGGCAGTGGGCGCGGCGCTCGGGACGGCGTTGCTTGGGCCGGTGCTGGTGAAGCAGGGCGATCGGATCGCGCAGCTGGTGGCGGGGCGGAGCTGGCCGGGTTTTGATCAGGTGCTGTCCTTGTATCACCGCTTGCTGGAAGGACTGAAGCAGCGACGGGACCGCAATCTCTTGTGGAAGCTCCTGCGGCGACGGCTGGTGCAGATAGGGGTGGAGGTCGCGCTGGTCTCGGCGTTGTTGGTGCTGGCGCGCCCGGGGGTGCGGCTGGCGCTGCAAACGTGGGGCGAGGAGGCGGTGCCGTGGGTTGGCACGACGGTCGCGTTAGGCGCGGTGTTGGCGCTGTTGGTGCTGGTGCCGCTGATCGCGATCCTGCGCAATCTGCAGGCGGTCGCCATGATCGTGGCCAATTATCTGGCGCGGAAAAACCGAGCCTGGAACCGCATCAAAGGTTTTCTGGAAGCGATGCTCTTCTGGCCGGTGGCGGTAGGGTTGGCGTTGTGGTTGTGGAACGTGGCCCCGGTGCAGGGGGGCGTCTGGTTGGCGGCGGGGGTCGTGGTGCTAATGGGCGCGGCGGCGATGTTGTTTTGGCGGCAGTTCATTCGCTGGCACAGCGAGATGGAGGTGGCGCTGGAGGCCTCGTTGGGGGAGGACCCGGCGGCGCCGACCGGCACCCCGGCCTGGGCCGATCGTTATGCCCCGTGGGGGCTGCACTTGGGCGAGTTGGAACTGCCCGATCGTTTCGGCGGAGCGGGTTGCACGCTGGCCGAGATTGATCTGCGGCGCCGGTGTGAGGTTGCGGTGATCGCGATCGAGCGGCGCGGTTTCCGCATCAACAACCCGGGGGCGGGGGCGACGGTGTTCCCGGGAGACAAGTTGCTTTTGCTCGGCACGCTGCGGCAGATCGCGGCGGCGAAGCGTTTGCTGTTGGACGCGGTGGGGAGTGAGTGGGCGGACGCTGACGGGGATCTCGATGACTTGACGGTCGAGATGCTCGACGTGCCGGCCGGCAGTGCGGTGGCGGGTAGGCGGCTTGATGAGGTGGCCTGGCCGCAGCGTCTGAGTGTGCAGGTAGTGGGGGTCGAACGCGCGGGTCAGCGCCAGTTGCCGCCGGATGCGGGGTGGGTGCTGCAGCCGGGCGACCGGCTGCTGATCATGGGAGTGACCGCGCAGCTTAATGAGGTGGAAGCCGAGTTGGCCGCGGGGGAGGAGGAGGCGAAGTAG
- a CDS encoding mechanosensitive ion channel family protein: MIETLVPIYDAIVNVLTFELFHLGKSAITLATILKFFILAGFVIIAEAMLRRVLLQRVLRRTHLDEGMSFAVARITGYAFIVLGIYLALTFVGIDLSSLAVLAGAIGVGLGFGLQNIVNNFISGIIILAERPIAIGDRVEVNGVAGQVTRISLRSTVVVTNDNISVIVPNSSFISETVVNWSHGDPKVRINIPVGIAYGSDVEKFRKVMMEVALAQPEVLREPAPNIFFIGFGDSSLDFEVGVWTAEMLRSPKKFRSELNYAIERALRANNIEIPFPQRDLHIRSGTLPITREQP; this comes from the coding sequence ATGATCGAAACGCTCGTCCCGATTTATGATGCCATCGTGAACGTGCTCACCTTCGAGCTCTTCCACCTCGGCAAAAGCGCCATCACTCTGGCGACCATTCTCAAATTTTTCATTCTGGCCGGCTTTGTCATCATCGCCGAGGCGATGTTGCGCCGCGTCCTGCTCCAGCGTGTGCTCCGCCGCACGCACCTCGACGAAGGCATGAGTTTCGCCGTCGCGCGCATCACCGGCTACGCCTTCATCGTCCTCGGCATCTACCTCGCCCTCACCTTTGTCGGCATCGATCTCAGTTCTCTCGCGGTGCTCGCCGGTGCCATCGGTGTCGGACTCGGTTTCGGCCTGCAGAACATCGTCAACAACTTCATCTCCGGCATCATCATCCTCGCCGAGCGACCCATCGCCATCGGCGACCGCGTGGAGGTCAACGGTGTCGCCGGCCAAGTCACCCGCATCAGCCTGCGCAGCACGGTGGTGGTCACCAACGACAACATCTCGGTCATCGTGCCCAACTCCAGCTTCATCAGCGAAACCGTCGTCAACTGGAGCCACGGTGATCCCAAGGTTCGCATCAACATTCCCGTCGGCATCGCCTACGGCTCCGACGTAGAGAAATTCCGCAAGGTCATGATGGAGGTCGCCCTCGCCCAACCGGAAGTCCTTCGCGAGCCCGCGCCCAATATTTTCTTCATCGGTTTCGGCGACAGCTCCCTCGATTTTGAAGTCGGCGTCTGGACCGCCGAAATGCTGCGTAGTCCCAAAAAATTCCGCAGCGAGCTCAACTACGCCATCGAGCGTGCCCTGCGCGCCAACAACATCGAGATCCCCTTCCCGCAGCGCGACCTCCACATCCGCAGCGGCACCCTCCCCATCACCCGCGAACAGCCCTAG